From Chrysemys picta bellii isolate R12L10 chromosome 1, ASM1138683v2, whole genome shotgun sequence:
tGTAGGAGTGGTTTTACAAGGCATTTCTGCTTTAAGGATCTATTTGAGAAACCCCTCTTTTGGTCATTCTATTCCAATGCGCAGATCCCTGGAACAGTGACCTCTCCAAATCTGACATGCTCAGAAGCATAGTCGTCTTTGAAGGACACTGTGGGGTCCGATAGACATTTTAGAGCCATGGCTGATCCGTCCAATGATTGATGCTTCTAACTAACACTCTCCCACAAGTTGTTAAATTCCTTACCTGCGGTTAAATAACACTTAAAAAGAAGACAGAAGCAAAGTCTAATCTGTTCCTTACAAGTGAAAGCCCCATGGGCCACTATTATCCCATCATCACAATGGGGACTGGCTTTTAAAACAGGACTAGGTCCATACTGGCATGGTTGGTGAAAGCGATTTACAGCTGGGGCAACTAACAAATGAGGCAACGATTTTTGGTTTCACTACAGACGCCCCCCTGGGTTACGCAAACCTGATTTACACAAATctgcacttatggaaaaagttccgtaaatTAGAAATAGTTTTTTCGTTTTTTGCGTAATGGTCAGGTATCCATTTCCGACTTTcgcaaaattcgagttatgcAAGGCGTTCCGAAACGGAATGCTTGCGTAAGTTGGGGAGCGTCTGTACTAGCATTTTCTTTCTTAGATGCCCCAATTCTCTGAAATGATAGTATTTCCAAAATGGGTCTTTACAGCTCAGGAGGATAAGCACGTTCATTAAATTTTAGGTACTACCTGCTTCTGTTTGGGGCAGAAATGCCAAAAGGTCCCGGAACTTCCcatcaaaaaaggaataaaagaaaGTTTGCAGAGCAAAGAGAGCTGGGGTGGTTCAGGTGAGTGGTAATGGACTGTAAAGCCTTTTGCCATTAAATCTTCGGCTCAGACAAATCCAGCTATCATTTAATATGAATATTAGAGGAAAGGCCAGAGGCCCAAACAGGATGGGGCtccactgtgttaggtgctgtacaaagatatGGCCCTACTTTATAGAGCTTACAAGATTACAAGCAAGCACCTCTAGTAGTTGTACTGAAGGTATTGTATGAATCGAGGATCTCAGCCTTCAACCACTCACCCAAGTCTTTTTTAGTGGGGCCACTTGAACTTTATTTTAAGGAACTGTGCTTTTTTTGCCATAACAGATAGTCTTATGTTCCTAATGGAACACTGATTAAATGCTTTACTCTTCTATGTATTTACTGGGAAAAATCAACTTCTCTTGAGTTTTCCTACGTTTTTCCTCATGGCTCACTTTAACGGACCCTGCCCACAGTGATAAACCTAACGTGATACTTAGGATCACAGCCCCCACAAATGGGCTTTTTCGCTGCTACCActctaaaggcctgatccaaagcctattgaagtcaatggaaacattccCATAGATTTCTGGAGGCTTTGTCTCAGGCTCTGGGGATCTGTCTCCTAGCTCTCTGAAGAAGTCATTCACGATGGATGAGCTCCAGGGGACAAACCCTCAGCCGATGACGCTCTCTGATAAAGTTCACTCAGTGCTAATCCCACCATCCTACATGCCTGTGCTTCGCATTGTGCTATGTTCACAAAAGGACAGGGGATGCAGGCTGGTCTGGTTTCATTCATAAATTACCAAAGCGCAATGCAGGCATTAGATAGCTAAGAGCAAACTTGGATCTGCTTCCCCAGGGGCTGGCTCTCACCTGATGTTGCTTTACACATTTGAGGCATCCTCGTTACCCTGCTGTGTGCCACAAAGGTGCTTTGAGAAGATGTGCTGTATTGGGAGCTGCTGTCCGAGGAGGTGGAGCTGGTGTGCGACAGGCGGCTGTGCTCCTTGTGGGAGGCTGTGGACCGCTGGTACCACAGCCGGAGTTCGTCTGATACTGCAGTCCTGCCCGAGCCCTTCTCGTGGCCTTCTCTGCCCAGAGATGGCGTCCTTATGATCTGAGAACGGGAGGGGGTTAGTCTTATCGAGTCCACTTCGTCCCCGTGCCAGGTCTCTTTAAACATCCCCCCGGCCGTGTAGGAGTTGGAGGTTTTAAATTGTGCTTTCACGCTGTAGTGTCCCTCCTGGTCGTTCTCCAGGCTGCGCACCACCACGGGCGTGGAGCTGCCTTCGATGTACAGGGGGTACTCTTTGATCCTGTACTGAGAGGAAGGCTGGCTCTGGCTGTGCAGGTAGACCCTGGGGTGCCCGGTTCCGTTCCTTGCCGCCAGGTTGGGCATGCTCCCTGAATTAGAAGAGACCAGGTTTCCTGCAGATTTGTGCCTTTGCCTCTGCCGCTCTCTGGCTTTTGAGGGGGAATCCTCGGCCAGGGTGGAGTAGTTGGCATTCATCTGAGCAGGGTAGTAGTGCTCAGAGCTGGAATGGCTGGTGCAGGAAGAGCAGTCGTCCATGGGGTCAGAGCCATTACTGCTACGAGTCCTTGGGGTGTAGAAATCGGGGCTCCCCGTCTCGTTCTCTGACCCAAGGAGCTTGCCTTGTGACTCTAAGCTGGAGCTTCTGTGTCTAAAGTGCTGAGCTAGGCTGTGCAGTCTGGTCGGGCTGATGTCTACTGACCTGCAGGTGTCAGGAAGACAGGTTTTGAGTCTGCTTGGTTAACAAAACACGCGGGGTCTTTTTTTAGCTTTTAAGACCAAAACAGCACACGCCCATCAGTGCAAATACACAGAGCTaagcctgagaggtgctgagtgctcacAACTCCCCCCAACTCCAACAACCCCAGGCAGGATACGGGGCATACCATGCGGGCATGTTAGTGCAGGACTTGAAGTAGATGTACCCCTCTGAGGTGAActtcccacctccctgcccaaagccagagcaaGTGGGCTTTATGGCGGGGAACTAAGCAGAGTTATGGGGTTGGACTCCCCAGGCAGCTTGTGGGGCTGCAGTCCCTCTGATTGCTGTGGGTTGAAAAAGCGGCCAACTCTCCCTCCACATTCCCTGTGTGCGGATTTGGGGCCACGAGGTCCAAATAGTGAGATcctctggctcctccccagcctaTTTGGAGTCAGCCTGGCACCCCCTTTCTGCAGCACACGGGCGGGAGAAAGAGGACAGAAGCCTCCCAGCATGGTTGCCCCACTAGCCACCTCCCTGGGCAATCCCCACCATCGCGTATAAGTGGTGCAGAGGGCACTGCCCCCGGTTGAGTTTCACCAGCACAGCGGCAGGGAACACGGAGTGCTGTGGATCTGTGCAAACCTTTCCTTTGGTTTCTGTTCTTGGGAATCcatgccctctccccactgctttGCAATGTGGGGGGTCCAGCGACCCACAAAGCGCAGCCCCAAACTGAGGTGCGCTTCCTTTGCGGTCAGGTAGCTTACGAAAGCATTGCAGGCCTTTCCTCATGTTCACCGTGACACTGGGTAGTCAAGGCCAGCTCATGCAGCACCATCCCACAGGGAATGAATGTttttctgctcccagctcagaAGAACCACCTCTATTAAGCAGCTATGCTTTGCTGATCTCTTGAGTGGCTTTAGAGCTCAAGACGGTCACAGTATGACTGTCCTTCAGGCGAACACCCAGATTTGCATGTGCAGAAGGGTGTCGATTCACATCCAAATCTGGGTGGCCTTTATTCATGCTGGATGGCCTCATCCCCTGTTCATAAAGTTTCAGTCAGCCACTCAAGGCACAGAAATGATACCATGTGACCAATCAGACCCACCTCTACTTGGTCCCTCAGATGTTTCCCTTTAGACGGGCTTTTCGGCATGCCCAGTTCACTGGAGCAGTGGTTTAACACTACCCAATCTTTCGTGTCCAAAAGGAAAGGGTCATTCCCTACCCTTAACTTGAGCACTGATATTATCACCTTGTCACTTTCAAAGAGTGGCTTGGAGGTTGTAATGGCCACGAACAGTCAGAACCTTTGGTTAAGATCTCACCCAAAGGACTTGGtccattttagtttttttttttcatttgaagtaAGTTGAGGATTCAAGCCCTGATTCAGGAACGAATCCCCACCGAGGAGAGCGCTCCCTTCCTGAATTGAGGCCTCTTGTCTTTAAAGcgtgaaaacaaaaaaatactttTGCGTCACCGAAGGGAGGCGAGTTGTTTTGGGAGCAGCAGGACTTACCTAGTGGAATGGACATAATGCGGACTGCGTACCCGTAGATCTGGTGTAGATGGCATGCTGGACTGGGAATTCCAATGCGGGAGGCTCCTGATGGGGCTATTTTGCAGAGAGCTgctccctccagcctctgcacAGCTTCCTGTGCTGGGGAACCGCTTATGACTGCTGCAAAGCAAACGCTGCATTTCAGACTTCAGACAGAAACGCTCTACACCTAGGACCTTGagtctatgggccaaattcagttctCAGTTACACACATCCTGCTGAAGCGAATGGAGTTCCACTCACGTAACTGATCTGAATTGTTTTTTACAGTAACAAAAGTTCAAGCACAAGCTCTTACAAAGATTCGGCAGAAGTTTCAGTGAGAGGCTATTGTCTGTCCTCTCCAACTGCCTTTTAAAATAACAATCAGATACTGACCAGCACTTTGTGTGATTATAGCTGTTACGATCTTCTAGGGCATGATTATTTACCAAAACAGCTAAATATCATTCAAGTGAGCGATGTTTCTGCCATGAGATTTGGGAAGAGTTTTCATTATATAGGTTCAGGTTAAAGAcaaccactctctctctctctctctctcacatacacatgGCATAACCAGAAAACGCCCGTCATTACCATACCAAATGGGCACCTACAAAAAGGAGGATGTTTATGTAGTTGGCAATCTCCAACTGTCTGACTCACCTGGAATGACTGTGTGAGGAGCGTTTCTTGACCTTCTCGTAGGGTTCATCCAGGGATGATTCGCTCCACATCTTGGGCTTGATAGGGGACTTGTCATAATCATTCCGGTGGTAGTGCATTTGTCTGAGTCCTTCCAATGACTGTGGAGGAGGTGGTCTGTTATGTAGGGGCGGCCGGGGAGGGAGTCCTTTGTGAGGTGACTGTAAGGGGGATATTGTGCTGGTAACCTGAGAATCCTCTGCGAAGAGAAACAAGGAGAGCAGCTGATGCTTTTGAAGGACACTAGGCTGCAGTGTGGCTTTCCCCCAGCATGCCCAAGATTACCACTTGGCTACAGTGCAGCAGACAGAGATGCTTTTTCTGAGCATGAATTATATGGTAATgaacttagggcctgattttaagAAGTGTTCCAGTAGAGCTTCTAGTTCAATATTTCTCAACTGATGGTGGAAGGGTGGCGGTCATGAAAGGCAATTGGGAGGATAATAAACTTTTCAATACAAAGCAAAGCAAATAAAACTCTTCTAGACCCGTGTGTACCACAGTTTGGCCGCTTTCATGTTTGTGCCAGCAATCCTCTCcgattctcccttccccccactctgcACACATCTTTCCCCTTCAAGGTCAAGTATTCGCTGTCAACCTCTTGAAAAACATACCCCAATTAAATAGGCTTAGCACTGTTCTCATGGACACATTTACTGTAAAAGAGTAAAAAATGTAAGAGGGGATGCAAATAGCTTTGGACTTTGACTCAGGGATCACCAACCAGGAAGGGTTGAGCTACATTCCTCTAgttcaaacacaagttattggacttgATATAGGAATCACGGGGTGATCTTCTCCAGCCCGTTTTAtgtaggaggtcaaactagagcATCCCAATGGTCTCCCTTCTGGGGGAGCTATGGATGCTCaacgcctctgaaaatcaggcccttagtgtgAGTCATATGCCCTATTCCGCCAACTAGGAGGTCTTAAGGGGTTGCAGATTTGTTACAATATGAGCCTTTTCCTACAGAATACGTACTTATTTCTATTTCTGTACTTTATATATAATTAATAAAACCTTCAAGGGGGGTTTGATGGAAGGTGTTTGAAATTATCTGCTCTCAAATGGCAAggacagtgttgttgtagccatattggtcgcaggatattagacagacatggtgggtgaggcagtatcttttattggaccaacatccgtcggtgagagagacaagcctccAAGCATAcacagaagagctctgggtaagctcgaaagcttgtctgtctcaccaacagaagttggtccaataaaagatatcacccacctcgtctctgtGAAATGGCACTGGCATACAGGGGCACAGGCATACAGGGGATTTCCTCCATTTTCAGGGGGATGCAGTCATCCTTCCCTTTACAAGGTTTCTAGGTCTGAGATGGACAACGTACCATCCTCAAGAACAAGGGCATCTGAGAGGGAGCTATCTTCACTGGCGATGTTTCCTtctgaggagaagaaaaaaaacaatcaaaGGGCCATTAATATCACTGTGGTTTAACACTGAATCGCAATAGAATCTTCCCCAGTTCATAAAACACAGTTGTCCCTTGTTCTCCACACTACCAAGAAGCAGTACGATTTCTATTAATATAGGCCAGTTTactcataagaacgtaagaatggccatactgggtcagaccaaagatccatccagcccagtatcctgtctaccgacagtggccaatgccaggtgccccagagggagtgaacctaacaggtaatgatcaagtgatctctctcctgccatccatctccaccctctgacaaacagaggctagggacaccattccttacccatcctggctaatagccattaatggacttaacctccatgaatttatctagctctcttttaaaccctgttatagtcctagccttcacaacctcctcaggcaaggagttccacaggttgactgtgcgctgtgtgaagaacttccttttatttgttttaaacctgctgcccattaatttcatttggaagcccttagttcttatattatgggaacaagtaaataacttttccttactcactttctccacaccattcatgagttaatatacctctatcatatccccccttagtctcctcttttccaacttgaaaagtcctagcctctttaatctctcctcataaggaacccgttccaaccccctaatcattttagttgcccttttctgaactttttctaatgccagtatatcttttttgagatgaggagaccacatttgtacgcagtattcaagatgtgggcgtaccatggatttatataagggcaataagatattctccatcttattctctatccctttttgaatgattcctaacatcctgtttgcttttttgactgccgctgcacactgcatggacgtctttagagaactatccatgatgactccaagatctcgttcctgattagttgtagctaaattagcccccatcatattgtactATACTCAGTCCTTACTGAGGCAGAACTCAGGGCAAAGCCTGAGGAAAAACTCCAGGCCAGCTCCCTTGACATGCTGAGCTCCCTCCTGGGAGTTGCTGAGTGCCTTCAAttcccactgatatcagtgggcGCTAGGACTGAGTCAAAACTGAGAGCCCAGATCCCCAGAGGGTgtaatggagctacaccaatttacaccagctgcggatCAGGCCCTACAGAGCTCAGGATTTGACCACCCCTTACACTTATGAAGTTACCATTCAGTtgccaattaaaaacaaacacaaggtgCTATGAGTGTAAGACATTCAACAATACTTCTGAGTGCCCTCTGAAGCAATAaaagttgggggagggatagctcagtagtttgagcattggcctactaaattcagggttgtgagctcaatccttgagggggccacttagggatctggggcaaaatcagtacttggtcccgctagtgaaggcagggggctggactcaatgacctttcaaggtcccttccagttctagaagataggatatctcctttaatttatttaaaaagaaacagcacCCAGGCCTTTTGCCTGAAGTGTTCTGACATACATATCTCTCTGGTGTTTGTGTTTGTTGCTCTGACATATGCACTGTCATTGAGCGGAGAGGAACTCAAAATGCTTTAAGGGCAGCAGAACACAGCTGGGTTACAAATAAGGAAGCAAGAGAAGCGGTGATAATTTCAGCTCTGTTTATAAACAGGAAGAGCAAAATCTCTGCTTGTCATGTGGAAAGCGACAAAATCAGCAAGAAAAAGCTCTGTTATTTTCAAGCTTTGAAGGAGGTTAatagaaattactttaaaaaccGGTGTAAACCGTAAAAAGTGTCCTAAGGATTATGCCTTTGTAAACAaatgggatgatgatgatgataatacttGGATTTTATATGATTCCTGTCGCCCAAGATTTACTAATAGTAATTAAGCAACATCCCTCTGAAGGAAGTATTactatacccattttacaggtggataCACTGACTCACAGACAGGTTAAGTGCCTTGCTTAAGCTCACATAGCCTGAAATTTACCCTTGTGTTCTGAGCCAGCACATCATCTAGGCACCACTCGAGTCCCATGTCAGGTCTCCAACCAGGACAAGGAAGAGACAGAACAATACACAGGGCGAAACAAAGCCTCGGAGTCCATTAGAGGGAGAGGGGCACTACTGGGCTACAAGTTAGAGCAGGGCTTTGGGCACCAGGGCTCAGTTCCTAGCTCTGGCTCAGTGTGGATGAAATTCACTCCCTGTGCCAAGGCCTCTGTTCGAGGCTTATACACCACTCAAGGCCCACTTCAGCCCTTAAAGATATGCCCCAGGCCCTGAACCGTACTTACCGTCTATGATCAGGGAGGCTCTCTGCGTTGGCTTCTTTCCAGATTTGATGCGGTACTCATTGATGGCGTTTTCGATCTCCTGCAGTTTCTTTAGGGCATTAAGGTAGGAggttttcctttgtttcttcagcttTTTGCTGACGTTGGGGTCACTGGCCAGGCGCCGAGCAGCCTCAGTGATCTGGGACTGAATTGCAAATTCCCTCTCCAGGCGCTCCAGCTCCGCTTCCTGTCAAATTGGGAAGAGATTCTGGCTGTCCTGGCTGCAAGCTGtcgtggccagatcctcagccgatGTAGCTGCATGGCAAAGCTCCCCTGACTTCAACAGGTCTATGTCGCTTTACACCggccgaggatctggccctaaatggcACTTAACAAGAGACGAATCCGTCTACCAACCTGCCCCTATCTTGACCACAAGTGCATTGTTAGGGCCAGCCGGTGCAACTGCTCCTCAAGCTCGTGAGCACTTGCTCACATGAGAGAACTCATGACTTCAAAGGGCTGCACGAGGTTGCAcaatctagcccagtggttctcacccTGCCGCCCGCGGgccgcccaatcagcacagagctgcggtCCATGTGACACCCTCAgggcatatgcagcccacaatggtaaataggttgaaaaccactgatctagtccttATTGTGTGAGGATCGTCAACACTAAACTCAATTCATTCCGGCTGCTGGCCCAATATGTCTGTGTCTGCTATTTGTCTTGCAGAACAAACTCATGTATCCTTATGTGGTGGTGTCTGAATGCCAACCTCTTTTCTACGCATATTTCTAAGGTGTCTGTCACCATGGTGACCGAGTGCTGTATGAAAATGAAACATCAGGATGTTGCACTGATAAATCCCAATGCAAAGTCATGACATTTCAACATAATGTTACGGGTTAGCACTTGTATAACACTTGTATACTGCTGATCACCCGTTGAACTAATTCAACCCAAATTCAAATTCATCCCAGTTCCAATCCAATTCTACCAAACGTCATTAACATGAGGCGATACATAAATGCACCGGGACACAATGCCAGCATGAGACATCACAGAGGTGTGATATAATGAGGCCATGCGCAAGGTACGGATGTGTAATGGTTTTAATAGAAGGCTTTGGCCATGCCAGAGAGCCAAAAAGTTACATCCTGTTTGGCCATAGCAGAGTTAAACTGTGCTTAATCAGGGTTAACACAGTTagggccaggttctcagctggCGTAATTGGCAGTGATACGTTGAcattaagtcagtggagctatgtcagtTTACTCCAGCAGAGAATCTGACTCTTTGCTTGTAGCCCGTGAAGATGACAACATGGGTTGGAATTTTCATAGGGGTCTGGCTCTCTTACACACCCAAGTCCTAttaactttcaatgggatttgagctGCAAATTAAAACATTAGCTTTGCTAAATGCTCAGTGCTCAGATTGCAAGCACTTTTAGTCACATATTCAGCGAAACTCTATTGTTAGCCATATTCAAAACCTCTCAGTTTACCAACATGCATACACAGAGCGGTGGATGCTATAGGAATAACTCCGCCTCAGACCGGAATGGCTCCCTGAAGTTTTCATTTTGGGCATCTTGGCTTCAAAATCCCTCTGCTGTCAGTGGTGAGTCAGCATTGCTTTAAATCTATAATTATAGCTCCTCTCACGGTCCTGCCAGCTGAAGGcctggttttgttttgtaaaatgagTTTTGCTTTGAAGATTTTATAAACTCTGTCAAGACTAAACTTATTAATGGTGCATTCGACACAATGGAGGTTTAAGACGGAGAGCCCGATCTGACTTATTCTGGCAAAACGCCCACTGAAAGTAAGCAAGGGTGGATTAAGGATAGTGCTAAGAGCGATTAATAATAAATCCAGCTAGGGCTCAGccttgcagtccttactcagacaacaCTCCCAGTGGAGATACTGAGAGCTTGGCTTCAATTGCAGCTTCTGGCCTTAATGGTTTTTTTCTAAATCACCCTTAACCTCATAAACAGCTGTCTTCATTTGCCTCTCCCTCATTAATCTCTTTTCTGATGGATGCCTTTATGCGTGCTGCCTTGGAGCACCAGGGAAGTCATTTGCcttgttgccaactctcatgacaTTTGATGTTTTActcaaagccccagcttctggaatcaTGTGATCCTGAGAGAATCtccactttcattaaaaaaaaaaaaaaagtttgtagccctcatggttgcagatcaaagcttgaaaacatgagccctaaaggctcaaaaatcagaagacaAATCAGATCCCAacttttatcctttttaaaaagttcatgatttttaagacagtctcatgatttggggggggagggggagaggcagagtcAGCATTTTTTAACGCTTGAGGTTGGCAATCCTGTTTTACTGAAATGTACATTACCTGCAAAGGTGGAGAGTGGCTTTATCCGCTTTCCCTACAGAGGAGAATCATTCTCTTGCACGCATGGACCGTGCATCACTATTAATGGAAGGATCAAGAGGAAAACAGACTCCATCCAGCGTCCTTGGCCTGGAAGCCATCTCTTaacactaaggccaggtctacactggcaGCGGCGTGTAGCATACGTGTAGTTACATGCTGCACTGAgaggcaggctgtgtccacactgcagtgtgtagctacacgtgtTAGGGAAAAGCTTTGgcaaggggaggcagtgggaaagGCTTCATCAACTCCCTGCTGTCAGAGCCTTTCACTCAGACTCTACACTGCCATAtacctgtgctgggaggggggctgaATGCATATGTACAGTACACGCCGCCGAAAAAGGTGCGCGTTGTAGACGTACCCCCAAGACGAGACATGAGAATTTGAAGATCCATTTATAACACTGCAGCAAACACAGTGTAAAGCTTTTAGGAGTCAGGGCTTTCCTTGTAAAAGCCTAAAGAAAACGTGCTGTCTCATGAGTattttacttcagtggaattccTCTCACAGGCTCCATCAAACACAAACCCCAAGAGCTTTGGTTGTTCATGGTTTAAGCAGAAAGAAAATGCTAACAACAGAATAAAGGGTTAATTCTCCAGCTGACTCCGACCTTAAACCACAGATTCATTCTCttctattataaaaataaaaggaaactcAAAACTAGA
This genomic window contains:
- the FRMD4A gene encoding FERM domain-containing protein 4A isoform X9, with protein sequence MTEGRRCQVHLLDDRKLELLVQPKLLAKELLDLVASHFNLKEKEYFGIAFTDETGHLNWLQLDRRVLEHDFPKKSGPVVLYFCVRFYIESISYLKDNATIELFFLNAKSCIYKELIEVDSEVVFELAAYILQEAKGDFASNEIVKTDLKKLPALPTQALKEHPSLAYCEDRVIEHYKKLSGQTRGQAIVNYMSIVESLPTYGVHYYAVKDKQGIPWWLGLSYKGIFQYDYHDKVKPRKIFQWRQLENLYFREKKFSVEVHDPRRASVTRRTFGHSGIAVHTWYACPALIKSIWAMAISQHQFYLDRKQSKSKIHAARSLSEIAIDLTETGTLKTSKLANMGSKGKIISGSSGSLLSSGSQESDSSQSAKKDMLAALKSRQEALEETLRQRLEELKKLCLREAELTGKLPREYPLDPGEEPPIVRRRIGTAFKLDEQKILPKGEEAELERLEREFAIQSQITEAARRLASDPNVSKKLKKQRKTSYLNALKKLQEIENAINEYRIKSGKKPTQRASLIIDEGNIASEDSSLSDALVLEDEDSQVTSTISPLQSPHKGLPPRPPLHNRPPPPQSLEGLRQMHYHRNDYDKSPIKPKMWSESSLDEPYEKVKKRSSHSHSSSHKRFPSTGSCAEAGGSSSLQNSPIRSLPHWNSQSSMPSTPDLRVRSPHYVHSTRSVDISPTRLHSLAQHFRHRSSSLESQGKLLGSENETGSPDFYTPRTRSSNGSDPMDDCSSCTSHSSSEHYYPAQMNANYSTLAEDSPSKARERQRQRHKSAGNLVSSNSGSMPNLAARNGTGHPRVYLHSQSQPSSQYRIKEYPLYIEGSSTPVVVRSLENDQEGHYSVKAQFKTSNSYTAGGMFKETWHGDEVDSIRLTPSRSQIIRTPSLGREGHEKGSGRTAVSDELRLWYQRSTASHKEHSRLSHTSSTSSDSSSQYSTSSQSTFVAHSRVTRMPQMCKATSAALPHSQRSSTPSSELAATPPSSPHHIVAWQTGSYNDSCFLDSPLYPELADVQWYGQEKAKPGTLV
- the FRMD4A gene encoding FERM domain-containing protein 4A isoform X12; this encodes MSSCSATGDAPRHATCFAFGGFCGLISYLAVLKKKRASERAILQSQVGWVDAEGISLLDTDSFFALPVVLSPPEPRDPPWPCPRMIFQWRQLENLYFREKKFSVEVHDPRRASVTRRTFGHSGIAVHTWYACPALIKSIWAMAISQHQFYLDRKQSKSKIHAARSLSEIAIDLTETGTLKTSKLANMGSKGKIISGSSGSLLSSGSQESDSSQSAKKDMLAALKSRQEALEETLRQRLEELKKLCLREAELTGKLPREYPLDPGEEPPIVRRRIGTAFKLDEQKILPKGEEAELERLEREFAIQSQITEAARRLASDPNVSKKLKKQRKTSYLNALKKLQEIENAINEYRIKSGKKPTQRASLIIDEGNIASEDSSLSDALVLEDEDSQVTSTISPLQSPHKGLPPRPPLHNRPPPPQSLEGLRQMHYHRNDYDKSPIKPKMWSESSLDEPYEKVKKRSSHSHSSSHKRFPSTGSCAEAGGSSSLQNSPIRSLPHWNSQSSMPSTPDLRVRSPHYVHSTRSVDISPTRLHSLAQHFRHRSSSLESQGKLLGSENETGSPDFYTPRTRSSNGSDPMDDCSSCTSHSSSEHYYPAQMNANYSTLAEDSPSKARERQRQRHKSAGNLVSSNSGSMPNLAARNGTGHPRVYLHSQSQPSSQYRIKEYPLYIEGSSTPVVVRSLENDQEGHYSVKAQFKTSNSYTAGGMFKETWHGDEVDSIRLTPSRSQIIRTPSLGREGHEKGSGRTAVSDELRLWYQRSTASHKEHSRLSHTSSTSSDSSSQYSTSSQSTFVAHSRVTRMPQMCKATSAALPHSQRSSTPSSELAATPPSSPHHIVAWQTGSYNDSCFLDSPLYPELADVQWYGQEKAKPGTLV
- the FRMD4A gene encoding FERM domain-containing protein 4A isoform X10, with the protein product MTEGRRCQVHLLDDRKLELLVQPKLLAKELLDLVASHFNLKEKEYFGIAFTDETGHLNWLQLDRRVLEHDFPKKSGPVVLYFCVRFYIESISYLKDNATIELFFLNAKSCIYKELIEVDSEVVFELAAYILQEAKGDFASNEIVKTDLKKLPALPTQALKEHPSLAYCEDRVIEHYKKLSGQTRGQAIVNYMSIVESLPTYGVHYYAVKDKQGIPWWLGLSYKGIFQYDYHDKVKPRKIFQWRQLENLYFREKKFSVEVHDPRRASVTRRTFGHSGIAVHTWYACPALIKSIWAMAISQHQFYLDRKQSKSKIHAARSLSEIAIDLTETGTLKTSKLANMGSKGKIISGSSGSLLSSGSQESDSSQSAKKDMLAALKSRQEALEETLRQRLEELKKLCLREAELTGKLPREYPLDPGEEPPIVRRRIGTAFKLDEQKILPKGEEAELERLEREFAIQSQITEAARRLASDPNVSKKLKKQRKTSYLNALKKLQEIENAINEYRIKSGKKPTQRASLIIDEGNIASEDSSLSDALVLEDEDSQVTSTISPLQSPHKGLPPRPPLHNRPPPPQSLEGLRQMHYHRNDYDKSPIKPKMWSESSLDEPYEKVKKRSSHSHSSSHKRFPSTGSCAEAGGSSSLQNSPIRSLPHWNSQSSMPSTPDLRVRSPHYVHSTRSVDISPTRLHSLAQHFRHRSSSLESQGKLLGSENETGSPDFYTPRTRSSNGSDPMDDCSSCTSHSSSEHYYPAQMNANYSTLAEDSPSKARERQRQRHKSAGNLVSSNSGSMPNLAARNGTGHPRVYLHSQSQPSSQYRIKEYPLYIEGSSTPVVVRSLENDQEGHYSVKAQFKTSNSYTAGGMFKETWHGDEVDSIRLTPSRSQIIRTPSLGREGHEKGSGRTAVSDELRLWYQRSTASHKEHSRLSHTSSTSSDSSSQYSTSSQSTFVAHSRVTRMPQMCKATSAALPHSQRSSTPSSELAATPPSSPHHIVAWQTGEATDNSPTMDESQSPTHQSTDE